CCTGGTGGCGATTTAATGTCTTTACTCATCAAATTGGGAATTTTCGAAGAAAGCATGGCAAagtaaaatttacaaatgagtTGATTAAAAAGATTCTATAACActctattatttgttttataggtTTTATGTGGCCGAATTAGCCTGCGCTGTAGATAGTGTCCACAAAATGGGCTTTATTCACAGAGATATCAAACCCGACAATATTTTAATCGATTCAAAGGGGCATATTAAGTTAACTGATTTTGGTCTTTGTACTGGCTTCAGATGGACTCATAATTCCAAATACTACCAAAAGAACGGTAAATTTCAAAAGCAATTAATAGTTCATTGTCCtaattaatatgattatgtTTTTATAGGAGATGGGCATTGCCGTCAGGATTCTATGGATCCTGGTAACCTGGATTTGGACTCTGGTCGATGTTCTTGTCCCAGCATTTCGAATGGTCTTAAACCCTTAGAAAGACGAAGATTGAAGGAACATCAAAGGTGCATGGCTCATTCCCTCGTTGGAACTCCTAATTATATTGCACCCGAAGTTTTACTTCGACAAGGCTACACCCAGCTTTGTGATTGGTGGTCTGTTGGAGTTATATTGTATGAAATGTTGGTTGGACAACCTCCCTTTCATGCAAATTCACCCGCCGAAACCCAATATAAGGTATGACGatgacatttatatttaaaatatagcacaactaatttataatttcaccAACTTTTTAAAAGGTCATTAATTGGGAACATACACTCCACATACCACGAGGTGCGAAATTAAGTGAAGAAGCAAAAGACCTAATAAAATCATTATGCATCCTCTCAGACCGCAGACTAGGCAAAAATGGTTCTGAGGAGATCAAATGCCATCCATTCTTCAAAGGTATCGACTTTTCGAAGCCTATTCGAACACAGCCTGCTCCCTATAAGCCTGATATCATGTATGAAACAGACACTTCGAATTTTGATCCTATTGATCCTGATAGACTCCGTGCTACTTCCGAAGATGAtgaggaggaggaagaagacGAAAGATTGAAGCGGAGAAAGGACTACCACCGTTTTTATGAGTTTACATTCAGAAGGTTTTTCGATGACGGAGGACATCCTCTTCGGATGGAGGATTTTGGAAATTCACTCCTCTCTTCTTCATCAGGAAACTCATCTGTTGTTACGTCACCACCTGCGGATGCTGTTTACGTTTAGCTAGATgatgatgataaatattaatgataatttaatattaaattaattatatttacccacgtttgttttttacatgcagattaagaaattatatcattattttaaacatatatacatatatatatatatatatatatatttcaagagTTTATTGTTACTTAACTTTTTTGCTGTTATACCATGTGATATTTAtatgtgataaaaatatatgtttaatttttatcttcgttttatagaaattaatttgaGTGCATTCTGGTGTTGAgtctttttactataataagtTCGGTGCTACTAGCCCAGGGACGTCCGcaaaattggaataattttggaatttttttgaaaaaaaatccaaaaaaccatggctatttacaataaaatttcaaatattaaattttttagaaaaaaaaattccaaaatcgcgttattcacaaaaaattgaatgaaaaacatttccaagaaatttaatatgtgaattattttatctaaaaaattaatttctttggtgagcagatgtggatttttgaaaacaatttccaaaatccacagccattcacacaatattaaattttttgaattttttttccaaaatccatagctataaacaaaaaaattaagttttttcaaaaaaaaagttcaaatattaaattttttgctctgctccATAATTTgccagaaagaaaaaaattacacctaTTTTCGGTTAAAAATATTCCGTCCTgaccaataaatataatttctagtaaaaagcaaaaatttctttctttggTGGTGGATTACAGCCTCTCAGCCCAACCCCTGTAGTTGTATATATAGggtatataaatcatatttcaacaaagttagtcaatatttgtgaataatttaacAGAGTCTGAAGTGAAGGCATTctctatttttgaataataataaaaaaaagatatgagaAAGGAAAATTCTATATTAACCCCGGAAACTTATCACAGATACTCTTTTAGGAATATAAAGGATGATTGgtgttgtgttagtccttatttattcggtctagtccgGACTAGTTATGAAAATCttgtatataataaagattaattcttcagattaccaattccaaaaaatgggaTAGCTAAAAATggacacgatttacatcactacttagGACCGTCGGTCTTTAATACTGTATTAGTACAAGAACAGACaaggaagaataaataaagtcatcAAGGGCTGaacttaattagttattggaaCTGAAATGCAAGACTGAATTTGAAGTGACTCCAGTCTTCAGTTCGAAATAAGGACTGAGACAACGCTCATAACAATGATAGTACCAGGCATATTCTCATGGTACCATGGATGATGCCAaatacattgataaatatacttaaGTGTCCTTAAGTctcataatttatacttatgtaaGTATTCATGAAACATCGAGTACAGATATTTGGTTTAAAAAGTAGCACttattcatgaatatttaaataattgcgaaagtaaattttaaaaaaagacttccCTAATTTCCCTTAAAaacattaagtatttttatcaattttaaaattttcagtcgaaagtatttaaaagtgtcataaataataaatactatctAGTTATTGCGTTGGTTAAAAAATCCAGATTCTACagatttgttgaaaaatgaaaattgccTACAATTTGACAATATAGCAAGATGGAATTCTAAGCTTAAGATGATCAGATCTGTTCTCTTAATTTCGGAATATTAATTGAGTTTTTGCAGGGAActcctaaattaatttatttctggtATAAGTAGACTAACTCATAAAGTGGGATTGAgacaaacaataaataaattagaatggGCACAGTAGAGCACAAAAACCTAccccaaaaatcaaattgattataagttatggtcgattatgcaatttttaagttttgtgttaccttaacctttacttcttaaaatttaatagcctcttactgtgaccatatataatcttcctacCAAGTTGAATCTAAATATATCTGTAACTTTTACCGTAATCCCAGtgattaacaaacaaacagatgCAAAAACACTCCGTAAACTTCGTTGGTGGAGGTAATTAGTGTTGTGACAGTCATTATTTAGGACTCGCATCCCTTCCACTTCAGTCCTGAATATCacttataaagttcgatccttgatgatgtcactcaactttttcttttttctttatcagttttagtactgacagtaCGAAGGACCGATAGTCTTAAGGAATTATAGAACTGGTcgtaagactggactagaccggACCAAATGAATAGGGACTGGCACAGCACTAGACCAagttattagaaatacaagtttaaacCATCATGTCAAttatcaatttgatgtaccgtaccgactgctggggaagacagacagattttgacgtcatagagtatattAATTGTATGATTAAtagttacaatatatatactctttgacatcactattaaaaagcgtggtggaagtcaaacatcagtcagaATAGCgatatggtataaccttgtatttctattaaccatgcACTAGAGTTAATTATTCATAGTACTTGCACTTGTACTTAGATATATTATAAGTACttgtaaattacttaaatagCTCAAGACAATAAGCCTAATACTtgtattttcaatgaaatacttGTACTTGACTTTAgtacatttaaatgtacttgACCCCATCTCTGGATAGtacttcatattttcaaataaagaagatTAATTTAATCTGTCATTGATTTAAGCTCCAACCTCCTGTCCGAAAAAGAAATGCCAAGCATCAGTATGAATTTCTAAATATGAATCGAATTTTCGGAGGATAGAAGAGCATAAGTGTCTTAAATTTGACCACCATTTATTGTCACTCAGACTCTGAGATGACAATCTGATTGATCGCTTATAACCGGCATGAAAGTAGCTTCAAAATttcctccctttttttttttgggtctgATTATTCTTTAGTTTATGCCCTTAGATGTTTGTGGGTGCATACAGTAACTTCCCACTTgcatccaaaaaatgtattttatatgcaaGAGCagccttgcagaccttgacaaGCTTTGCTTTCAGTGTCAGGGCTCCTCTCTTGCTGCCTATTCGCTGCATCCTTCTCTTTGATTCACCAACATCCATGTTCTTGGAAAGAACATTTCTTGTTCAAAATGTTGAAAACTTAACAGACTGACGACTTAAGCTAAACACCCTCGTTGCTACATTATTCATTCTTAGATCCAGTAATCacacagttctaagatattaagcgtACAATCAAAAATGAGGCGTAGACAGACaaagtttgctttattaaaatagaaagataGTCCCCCAATATGGCTTTGCATTCTATTATAGGGGCTGGTAAACATCCTGCATGACTTCTGTGCAGATGCACGGCGCTAGTATCATAGCAAAACTCAATAGCATTGTATACGATAATTTTGACTGAAAATAAGTAGGAAGTCCAAGCTTGTAGTAAAgttaatatcacaaaaaaatggtGCCACtgtgtaattataatttttcgagAGAAGTTTGAATTCCtatttgtgtttaaatttgaaatcttGTCAGGTTTTGACTAGATAGAGATCGCCTTATTAGCTGTAGAACGTTTTCTCGTGACTTGGTGTAGCAACGGGGAAGTATAACTATGCCTTATTGTACTATAGAATCTTCCAGATTGTCTGTATCGTTTTTTGTGTACATTGATTTTAATGTTCTATTCTGCCTATTTGCCCgctactccaccaaaaattgacctaagACTCAACGTCAAAGTATCAATGGCAATTGGGAAGAGTTCATAGGCAATACTCTATTTTCTCCGATGCTCCAACAAAAAtctatctaataaaatatttctctatAATTCCTCgtccataatataatatattaaaaaaaaaaaaagatttcaaccaagtttaatagaaataaaactaatcttgatttttacaaatctactcatttttagtgattttcagtacatattactttgatttataaatataataaaaaacttgattatatatttacgactctaattcaaatatcactgtttataatagacatcaagtagtattcaatgaaagtgttaaatctatttttattatttaagccaTTTAATGGAGTTTCCTTCTGTTAGGTTggaatttatgacgtcagtggaAAGGCCCAATAATCTTATTTAAGAATTACAACAATTAAAACCtgtacaaattttactttaatggcacatttttaataatacttcGTAGTTAAGGTATACGTCAAGTCACATTGAACATTTTATTGCTTTCATTTGAAcaggaaaacaaatatttcgataaaatttgaaagtttAAACATCGATTTACGTACAAATAACAATGattatcatcattaaaaaaatactgacttCAATTCATAATAACTAGACAGACATACTAATTATATCAAGCTCCAGGACTGATAttcaacatatattaaaaaatcctcaACAATAAAAGACATGCAGTTGGctactacatattataatgtAACTATTTAAGCATATTGGtcagaaaaatacaaatataagtgACGCGTGTGTGTGTTTTGACATTTTACAACAATGAATGGTTTGTTGATCTGAAGGAATACAAGGGCATCGCGTTATACGACGATAGTGACGTGTGTGATTAGATAATTCCATCTACAGGGTTTAATGCTGCAGGTCGTTTGATTTTAGAGGATCCACCTCGACTGCCTTGATGACTTGGACCTACTTGAACTTTGCTTCTGGGTCTACCTGGCCCTCTTTTAATAGAACTGTGAGGAGAAGTAGGAATGAGCTGAGACATTGAAACGGATTCTCCTCGTCCAGCAATATTGGGAGTTACTCTTGGCCTTCCTCGTTTATTACCCGTTCCTCTTTTCGTTTTTTTAGGACCTAATTTTTCACCCAAAAAGTCGAATAAAGGAAGAGGCTCAGATGAGGATGAGCAATTATCATCATCGATACAGGGAGCTTCGTCAtccgtctttatttttttagttggcgTTTCAGGGatttcttcctttttcctttttgaagttttttgctGCTCCTGGATCGAAGACTCTTCCCCCCTTCTAGCATTATAACGACGCTCCGTCTCTTCATCATCTAGAAGAAGACAGACAACTTCGTTTGGTTTGAgttgttcattttttcctttaaagcTACCTCCTTGAATGACCATTCTTTGGATCTCTGATTTTTCTCTCGCTCTTTGTAATATCCGTTCCTCTATCGTTCCCTTACATATCAAACGATACACAGTTACTTGCTTTGTTTGACCTAATCGGTGAGCTCTGTCCATTGCCTGCTGATCAACAGTAGGGTTCCAGTCACTATCATAAAAGATAACAGTGTCTGCTGCTGTCAAATTAATTCCGAGTCCACCAGCTCTAGTAGATAAAAGGAAGGCAAATATGTCAGACCTTTCTTGAAAATCTGCTACCATATCTCGTCGTTCATGAATCTTAGAGCTCCCGTCTAATCGCATGAAAGTGTACTTTTTGTGCCACATATACTCCTCTAAGAGATCAATCATCCGGGTCATTTGTGAGTAGATTAAAACCCTATGGCCCTCTTCCTTTAATCTCGCTAAAAGTGAATCCAAAACAAATAACTTTCCAGCATCAGACACCAAGGTTTGCTTATTAGGAATGACAATATGACTCCAACCATGAGTAGGTCTAGAAGCTGTAAGCCCACCGACTGGAATATGACTAAAACAAGAATTACGGTTTTCATATCTGTGAGCGTAATCGTTGTTTCCAAACATTATTTCGTTATTCCATTGAGCTTGACGTAGGAGATGCCAGGCACATGAACGATCATAAGAATACAAAGTCCTTTTCAAAGCCCCAACAGAAGGGCAAAGATCGTACAAAAAAGCAGGCATATCTACGGGCTGACAAGGAAATACCATTTTAGGGCGTTGAACGTACGGAAACTCAGGAAGGAGATTCTTAATATAATCTTCATCTGCATCTTCATTAATATCTTCTATCTTAATATTTCTTCTACTGCGTACAAGACGATGAGAAAGCGTTTCTGGCATTGATCGGAGTATAATATCAGAATGAGAAATGAAAGTCTTAGCTGGATTCACAAACACTAATCCAGAATCTGACAAGAATGAATCGTGGTTCATATCTTCCAGCATAAGAGTATTGGAGAAGGTACTCTTCTTGAGTCGAcgtttcttttcaaaaagagCAGATATTATCTTCCATCTCTCAAGTAAGGAaccatatgaataaaattgttcttttgGACTCAATCCTATAAAACGAGTGTAAGAGAAACCTCCAGTGTTCTCTTTGATTGATGCGTGTACGTTATTAGGATGGAAAATGTTCAGTTTGTTCATTAATATATGCAGTTTATTTGTTCTTCTTGAGACATAATCATGATATAGTAGCTTAGGAACAAGGTAAGGATTTGTAGGCATGATGAATGGTGATCTAGcttctcttctttcaaataACTCAGGATGATTACATACCTGtaaatgacattaaaaatagaaaaaaaattaggattacATTTAATAGTAGGGTGAATTCAAACCTTTCTAAACTGCATCACAAGGTTCATAAGACTAGAAGTTAAGGCAGAGTTATGATTTTGAGAACCAAGTCCGGAAAGTAATTCCtctatgtgaatttttttcttaagaccCATATATAACAGCTTTTGCCGGATTGTTAATGGACAATAGAGTAACACTTCCAATTTATCAGTCAGTTCATTTTCTACATCTTTCTTTATTCGACGTAACATGAAgggttttaatattaaatgtaatcgGCTTATTTGTTCtagaataaatgtaaaatgGAATGAGACAttactcatataaaaaagattatagaaATGGATTCTTACTTTCGTCAATCTGTGACTTATTCTCAGCAGTTGATTCTATGTCTTTAGAAAACCAATCATTAAATTCTTGATGAGAATCGAATAAAGTAGGCATAACAAAATGAAGGAGAGACCACAGCTCAGCCATTGAATTTTGAATGGGTGTGCCAGAAAGCAAGAGTCTATTTCTACATTTGAATTCCAATAGCATTTTCCAGCGTTGCGAAGAAGACGACTTGATGGCTTGCGCCTCATCCAAAACGAGATATTGCCATTTGATtcgattaaaatatttgaaatccgaAATAACAAGTTGATAACTCGTTATAACAATATGAAATGACGCGGACTGAGTATGAAGATTCTTTTGATCCCAAAAATGTCTCAAGACTTTTCGCTCCTGCGGAGATCCCCAATAAGGAACAACTTTGAAAGAAGGTAAAAATTTTGTTACTTCTTGTTGCCAATTGTGGAGAGTCGAGGCAGGGGTTATTACTAGAAAAGGGCCCCAAATGTTGTACCTTTCAGCAATATATGCAAGTAAGGACAGAGCTTGAACCGTCTTGCCCAATCCCATTTCATCAGCTAGTATTCCATTAATACCTTGATCGTATAGATTCAAAAGCCAATTCATACCCTTTAGCTGGTACGCCTTGAGCATCCCTTCAAAAATACTAGGTTGTTCTCGCTCTTCCTTCATTTCTTCCGAAGAGGACATTCGAAGCCCAACACTACACGGATCCAAGTCTTGATCATAAACTCGACTTCTAGAGGCATGCACTTCTAAGGCATTGATCGCGTTATCTTTAGCAGACGTTTTTTCGTATTCACAGTCATAGTCATCCCCCAATCTTCGCATTTCATCCGTCTTGTCTTCTTCATCCAAACGACTCAAGATGGATCCTTCAGAACTGTAGGATGACGTTCCAATTTTGGAAGCCATGAAATGCGCATATAATTCTGTTTGAGTGATGAGAAAGTTCAGCTTCCTTTGTTGTCTTTTTGCTTCGAGTAATTCAACATCCATCTTCCGTTGCTCTTCGGCCACTTTTTCTTGTTGCCGTTTCTGTAATTTTTCTGCTCTATCGAACCTACGCCAATAGGCCTGCATTTCCCTGGATAATCTTTTAGCCCTCCAGACCGTTTCTTTCATAACGCGTTGAGATTGCATGGCTCTCTGACGCACAAAACGCATACAGTTCGTCGCCACTCTTTTACTGTTGacaagtttttctttttgacttaGATTACGAGCTTTTTGCGCCTTTGATATCTCCTTCTTCATTATACTCACCCAAGCTCGTCGTCGACGCGTGTTTAATTGCTCAATCGTTGGCGGCCGAGGTGTATACCcctgatttttatattttttcccttcatcaCTCCCATCACCCTTTTTTTTACGCCTTTTCTTTGGAGGAGGATCCGGCCTTAGTTTTGACAGTTTGTTCATGGATGTAAGAGAGATATTGCTGGAGGAGTGGACTTTGGAGTCTGTGTCGTCCTCATCTTTACCGTTGGGAACATTCTGTAAATGAATTGTGAAACTACAAACAAGTTCGGCCCTATTCATTTCTACGAAGCATAGGGATTTAATAAATCAATGGGTATTATTACGTCTGGCAGATTGCGGAGTTTAGCCCGGGCTTTCTTTCTCTCGAGGTGAGAGGCGAAGAGACTCTGAAAACTTTCTTCCGTAATCACAACATCCCACTTGGAGTCTAAATCCGAGTCTGAAGAGGactcttcctcctcctcctcctcctcttcctcctcctcccATCCATCCATCTTCTTCTGAATCTCAAGGTATCTCCGACACTTTTTCATGCGATCGAATATGAGGGCCTGGCTCTTGCGTGTGAGGGACACTTGGCGGCACTCCTCTTCCGCCATGTTCAAGACTTCAGAGTCATCGTCCGAAGAGTAGCTGCAAGCAAAGAGGTCATTTCACGTATCAAAGAGACGTAGCTCTGGAACCTGCTTACATATGGGATCCCTGCCCGCTCCCTCCTCCACCCAAAGCGCCAGAGGATATCTCCATCACGAAGTGGTCCATGGATAAAAGTGGGGATTCGCTCTCCATCTCCTCGCTTCTAATTGAATTCTTCACTAAGTGATTACCTTGGAGCGCCCAGagttacttgatttttttcttcttttttctttccttttcatTCGT
The Lepeophtheirus salmonis chromosome 10, UVic_Lsal_1.4, whole genome shotgun sequence DNA segment above includes these coding regions:
- the Ino80 gene encoding chromatin-remodeling ATPase INO80 isoform X2, with product MNKLSKLRPDPPPKKRRKKKGDGSDEGKKYKNQGYTPRPPTIEQLNTRRRRAWVSIMKKEISKAQKARNLSQKEKLVNSKRVATNCMRFVRQRAMQSQRVMKETVWRAKRLSREMQAYWRRFDRAEKLQKRQQEKVAEEQRKMDVELLEAKRQQRKLNFLITQTELYAHFMASKIGTSSYSSEGSILSRLDEEDKTDEMRRLGDDYDCEYEKTSAKDNAINALEVHASRSRVYDQDLDPCSVGLRMSSSEEMKEEREQPSIFEGMLKAYQLKGMNWLLNLYDQGINGILADEMGLGKTVQALSLLAYIAERYNIWGPFLVITPASTLHNWQQEVTKFLPSFKVVPYWGSPQERKVLRHFWDQKNLHTQSASFHIVITSYQLVISDFKYFNRIKWQYLVLDEAQAIKSSSSQRWKMLLEFKCRNRLLLSGTPIQNSMAELWSLLHFVMPTLFDSHQEFNDWFSKDIESTAENKSQIDEKQISRLHLILKPFMLRRIKKDVENELTDKLEVLLYCPLTIRQKLLYMGLKKKIHIEELLSGLGSQNHNSALTSSLMNLVMQFRKVCNHPELFERREARSPFIMPTNPYLVPKLLYHDYVSRRTNKLHILMNKLNIFHPNNVHASIKENTGGFSYTRFIGLSPKEQFYSYGSLLERWKIISALFEKKRRLKKSTFSNTLMLEDMNHDSFLSDSGLVFVNPAKTFISHSDIILRSMPETLSHRLVRSRRNIKIEDINEDADEDYIKNLLPEFPYVQRPKMVFPCQPVDMPAFLYDLCPSVGALKRTLYSYDRSCAWHLLRQAQWNNEIMFGNNDYAHRYENRNSCFSHIPVGGLTASRPTHGWSHIVIPNKQTLVSDAGKLFVLDSLLARLKEEGHRVLIYSQMTRMIDLLEEYMWHKKYTFMRLDGSSKIHERRDMVADFQERSDIFAFLLSTRAGGLGINLTAADTVIFYDSDWNPTVDQQAMDRAHRLGQTKQVTVYRLICKGTIEERILQRAREKSEIQRMVIQGGSFKGKNEQLKPNEVVCLLLDDEETERRYNARRGEESSIQEQQKTSKRKKEEIPETPTKKIKTDDEAPCIDDDNCSSSSEPLPLFDFLGEKLGPKKTKRGTGNKRGRPRVTPNIAGRGESVSMSQLIPTSPHSSIKRGPGRPRSKVQVGPSHQGSRGGSSKIKRPAALNPVDGII
- the Ino80 gene encoding chromatin-remodeling ATPase INO80 isoform X1, translating into MESESPLLSMDHFVMEISSGALGGGGSGQGSHIYSSDDDSEVLNMAEEECRQVSLTRKSQALIFDRMKKCRRYLEIQKKMDGWEEEEEEEEEEEESSSDSDLDSKWDVVITEESFQSLFASHLERKKARAKLRNLPDNVPNGKDEDDTDSKVHSSSNISLTSMNKLSKLRPDPPPKKRRKKKGDGSDEGKKYKNQGYTPRPPTIEQLNTRRRRAWVSIMKKEISKAQKARNLSQKEKLVNSKRVATNCMRFVRQRAMQSQRVMKETVWRAKRLSREMQAYWRRFDRAEKLQKRQQEKVAEEQRKMDVELLEAKRQQRKLNFLITQTELYAHFMASKIGTSSYSSEGSILSRLDEEDKTDEMRRLGDDYDCEYEKTSAKDNAINALEVHASRSRVYDQDLDPCSVGLRMSSSEEMKEEREQPSIFEGMLKAYQLKGMNWLLNLYDQGINGILADEMGLGKTVQALSLLAYIAERYNIWGPFLVITPASTLHNWQQEVTKFLPSFKVVPYWGSPQERKVLRHFWDQKNLHTQSASFHIVITSYQLVISDFKYFNRIKWQYLVLDEAQAIKSSSSQRWKMLLEFKCRNRLLLSGTPIQNSMAELWSLLHFVMPTLFDSHQEFNDWFSKDIESTAENKSQIDEKQISRLHLILKPFMLRRIKKDVENELTDKLEVLLYCPLTIRQKLLYMGLKKKIHIEELLSGLGSQNHNSALTSSLMNLVMQFRKVCNHPELFERREARSPFIMPTNPYLVPKLLYHDYVSRRTNKLHILMNKLNIFHPNNVHASIKENTGGFSYTRFIGLSPKEQFYSYGSLLERWKIISALFEKKRRLKKSTFSNTLMLEDMNHDSFLSDSGLVFVNPAKTFISHSDIILRSMPETLSHRLVRSRRNIKIEDINEDADEDYIKNLLPEFPYVQRPKMVFPCQPVDMPAFLYDLCPSVGALKRTLYSYDRSCAWHLLRQAQWNNEIMFGNNDYAHRYENRNSCFSHIPVGGLTASRPTHGWSHIVIPNKQTLVSDAGKLFVLDSLLARLKEEGHRVLIYSQMTRMIDLLEEYMWHKKYTFMRLDGSSKIHERRDMVADFQERSDIFAFLLSTRAGGLGINLTAADTVIFYDSDWNPTVDQQAMDRAHRLGQTKQVTVYRLICKGTIEERILQRAREKSEIQRMVIQGGSFKGKNEQLKPNEVVCLLLDDEETERRYNARRGEESSIQEQQKTSKRKKEEIPETPTKKIKTDDEAPCIDDDNCSSSSEPLPLFDFLGEKLGPKKTKRGTGNKRGRPRVTPNIAGRGESVSMSQLIPTSPHSSIKRGPGRPRSKVQVGPSHQGSRGGSSKIKRPAALNPVDGII